A region of the Pseudarthrobacter phenanthrenivorans Sphe3 genome:
GATCCTGCTCACCCTCGCTCTGGCCGGCGTCAGCGCCGTAGCGTTCTCGCCCTGGGTGGGGCTGGCGGTCATGGTGGTCCTGCTGACGGTTGTGGCCAGCTACCGGCAGAACGTCCACGCCTACCCCTCGGGCGGCGGCGATTACGAGATCGCCGGCGAGAACCTGGGCAAGTATGCGGGGCTCACCGTAGCGTCCGCCCTGCTGGTGGACTACGTCCTGACGGTGGCCGTTTCCATGTCCTCCGCCGCCACGTACCTCACCACCGCCGTTCCGGCCCTCCACGGGCAGCAGGCCATCATCGCCACAATCGGCGTGGTGATCCTCGCACTGGTCAACCTCCGCGGGGTCAAGGAAGCCGGCACACTTTTTGCGGTGCCCACGTATATCTTCATGGCCTCGATCCTCGGCATGACGGCCGTGGGGCTCATCCAGGCTGCCACCGGCCGGCTGGGCCAGGCGCCGTCCGCCGCCTTCACCATCGTCCCGGCCCCCGGGTTCGATGAAGGGCTGGTCGGCCTTGCGGGCGCTTTCCTGCTGCTCCGGGCGTTCTCCTCTGGCGCTGCAGCGCTGACCGGCGTCGAAGCCATCAGCAATGGAGTGCCCAACTTCCGGCCGCCGAAGAGCAAAAACGCTGCCACCACGCTGCTGCTCCTTGGGGTTATCGGTGCCACCATGCTGGCGGGCATCATGTTCCTGGCCAGCGCCACCAAGGTCCACATCGTCCTGGACCCGGCCACCGAGTTCCTGTTGAACGGCAGCCCGCTCCCCGAGGGGTACATCCAAACCCCCGCCATCAGCCAGATCGCCCAGACCATCTTCGGCCCCGGATCGCTGCTCTTCTACATCGTGGTGGCCGCCACCGGTGTCATCCTGGTGTTTGCCGCCAACACGGCCTTCAACGGTTTCCCGGTGCTGGGGTCCATCCTCGCCCAGGACGGCTACCTCCCGCGGCAGCTGCGGACCCGGGGCGACCGGCTCGCCTTCAGCAACGGCGTCCTGGCCCTCGCCGCGGGCGCGCTGGTGCTCATCCTCGCCTTCAACGCCGACGTCACCAAGCTCATCCAGCTGTACATCGTGGGCGTCTTCATCTCCTTTACTGCCAGCCAGCTGGGGATGATCCGGCACTGGGGCCGCCGGCTCAAGCTGGAACGGGACAAGGCGGTCCGGCGCAGGATGGCCAAGTCCCGTGTCATCAACAGCATCGGCTTCGGCATGACGGCCCTGGTCCTGGTGATCGTGCTGGTCACGAAGTTCGAACAGGGCGCCTGGATTGCCCTGTTGGCCATGTTCGTCCTGTTCCTGATCATGTGGAGCATCAGGGCGCACTATGACAACGTGGCCCGGGAATTGGCCGTGGACGAGGACTCCTCGCCGCGTGCGCTGCCCACCAGGGTGCACGCCGTCCTGCTGGTGTCCCATGTGCGCAAGCCCGTCCTGCGGGCCCTGGCCTATGCCAGGGCGTCCCGCCCGTCCCGCCTTGATGCAGTGACGGTGGACATCGACGCGGAAGAAACCGCCCAGACCGTGGCGGACTGGGAGAAGCTCGAAATCCCCGTGCCGCTGACCGTGCTGGCCAGCCCTTACCGTGAAACGGTCACGCCCATCATGGAGTACGTCAAGCAGATGCGGCGGGACTCGCCCCGCGACCTGATCGTGGTGTACATCCCCGAATATGTGGTGGGCAAGTGGTGGGAGCAGCTGGTCCACAACCAGACGGCGCTGCGCATCAAAACCCGGCTGCACTTTGAACCCGGCGTCATGGTGGCGAGCGTACCGTGGCAGTTGAAATCATCCGAAGAAGCCAAGAACCTGCAGGACGTGCAATGACCGCCAAGACCCAAACCCAGCCTGGAATTTCCGGAGACGCCGCTACGGAAGTAGTGCTCGAGGTGGGCCCGGTGGCCCACGGCGGCCACTGCGTCGCACGCCATGAGGGCCGCGTGATCTTCGTCCGGCACGGCATCCCGGGTGAAAAGGTGCGGGCACGGCTCACTGACGCCGACGAGACCGCGAAGTTCTGGCGGGCGGACGTCGTCGAGGTCCTCGAGGCCTCTCCCGACCGCGTGGACCACTTCTGGCATCTGGCTGATTCACGGCGCGCGTGGGGCCACGGGCACCCGCCGGTGGGGGGAGCGGAATTCGGCCACATCACGCTTGCCAGGCAGCGCCGCCTCAAGGCGGACGTGCTGGCCGAGCAGCTGAAGCGGCTCGCCGGCCTGGAGAGCGTTCCGGGCTGGGACGGCGGCAGCGTGGAGGCCGTGGGAGGGGCGTCCGACGGCGGCAACGGCCTTGGGTGGCGGACGCGCGCGAGTTTTTCGGTCACCCCCGGCGGGAAGCTTGGAATGCATGCCCACCGGTCCGGGCACATTGTCCCCGTGCGGGAGATGCCCCTGGCCGTGGACGCGATCAATGAACTGCGACTGTGGGACATCGACCTGCAGGGTGTGGAGCGGGTGGAAGTGGCCGCTCCAGCCAACGGCTCCCGTCCGCTGGTGCTGCTGGCCCCGGCCGCGGGAACCAGGCCCAAACGCCTGGCCGCCATCGCAGCGCAGTTGCCGGCGGACGTGTCGGTGGCCTCGCTAGACCCCGAGTCCGCAGCCGTCGAGCAGCTGCGGGGCCGCACCTGGGTGCAGGAAACCGCGGCCGGCCACGACTACCGGGTCACGGGCGCCGGGTTCTGGCAGATCCACCGCGACGCGCCCGAAGCGCTTGTGGGGGCTGTCACACAATTCCTGCAGGGCGGCGGCTACCTCCACCCGGGAGCGGTGGTGGCGGATCTTTATGCAGGTGCAGGCCTGTTCACGGCAGTCCTGGCGGACGCGGTGGGGGAGACGGGCTCGGTCCTGTCCGTGGAGGGGGCTGCGGGAACCAGCCGCGACGCCCGCAAGAACCTGCACGCTGCACCCCAGGTGGAGATCGTCCAGGGCCGCGTAGAGCGGGTCCTGCGCCAGAAACCGCGGAACTTCGACGCCCTGATCCTGGACCCGCCCCGCGCCGGTGCAGGGAAAGCCGTGGTCAATCAGCTCCTGGCC
Encoded here:
- a CDS encoding class I SAM-dependent RNA methyltransferase, producing MTAKTQTQPGISGDAATEVVLEVGPVAHGGHCVARHEGRVIFVRHGIPGEKVRARLTDADETAKFWRADVVEVLEASPDRVDHFWHLADSRRAWGHGHPPVGGAEFGHITLARQRRLKADVLAEQLKRLAGLESVPGWDGGSVEAVGGASDGGNGLGWRTRASFSVTPGGKLGMHAHRSGHIVPVREMPLAVDAINELRLWDIDLQGVERVEVAAPANGSRPLVLLAPAAGTRPKRLAAIAAQLPADVSVASLDPESAAVEQLRGRTWVQETAAGHDYRVTGAGFWQIHRDAPEALVGAVTQFLQGGGYLHPGAVVADLYAGAGLFTAVLADAVGETGSVLSVEGAAGTSRDARKNLHAAPQVEIVQGRVERVLRQKPRNFDALILDPPRAGAGKAVVNQLLAAHPRAIAYVSCDPASFARDVGYFRQAGWELSGLRALDLYPHTHHLETVALLAPRP
- a CDS encoding APC family permease gives rise to the protein MLTILNAAKRVLVGRPFRNDRLSHTLLPKRIALPVFASDALSSVAYAPDEILLTLALAGVSAVAFSPWVGLAVMVVLLTVVASYRQNVHAYPSGGGDYEIAGENLGKYAGLTVASALLVDYVLTVAVSMSSAATYLTTAVPALHGQQAIIATIGVVILALVNLRGVKEAGTLFAVPTYIFMASILGMTAVGLIQAATGRLGQAPSAAFTIVPAPGFDEGLVGLAGAFLLLRAFSSGAAALTGVEAISNGVPNFRPPKSKNAATTLLLLGVIGATMLAGIMFLASATKVHIVLDPATEFLLNGSPLPEGYIQTPAISQIAQTIFGPGSLLFYIVVAATGVILVFAANTAFNGFPVLGSILAQDGYLPRQLRTRGDRLAFSNGVLALAAGALVLILAFNADVTKLIQLYIVGVFISFTASQLGMIRHWGRRLKLERDKAVRRRMAKSRVINSIGFGMTALVLVIVLVTKFEQGAWIALLAMFVLFLIMWSIRAHYDNVARELAVDEDSSPRALPTRVHAVLLVSHVRKPVLRALAYARASRPSRLDAVTVDIDAEETAQTVADWEKLEIPVPLTVLASPYRETVTPIMEYVKQMRRDSPRDLIVVYIPEYVVGKWWEQLVHNQTALRIKTRLHFEPGVMVASVPWQLKSSEEAKNLQDVQ